The sequence AATTCACCAATCCCGCTTACCTAAATCGTGTTTACTATAGTTTAAAGTGTTTATACCACACGTATTTTTTGCAAACTGTGAAACTTAAAATaggatatataattttagtaagaaGGATGATAAAGATACTTTAAATAGcgtactaactactaagtaaACATGttgtaattaatgaaaaaaaaaactatgtattattattagatgaacattcatatgatcagttatattagaataaataataaatattctttaaagattaatattttaccataaatatatattattattatttaaataaatttaatttaagtctatagtaaatattcaaaaaataattatatatgattaaaatgctttataagtacctattaagaGGATAGACAAAATTGAAGGAACCAGTTAATATACTTAGCAATAAAAGTTGACAAATCATTATTtccattcagaatcgtttttcgtatacaataatataccttatacctattattgaattcaaatttaacacatccatataATAATGAACCCCACTCGACGCCCAATCTACAGCAGAACGGTACACATTtcctatattttttgaaattaaaattattccaaagatggatttttaaatgcatattttggtaggtacctattgattatttttactacttCTGTACATGATATATTAGCTATTTTATTACAAGCACTACAATCTAGATACATTTTCTATCATTTCTTATTCTTGCAGGCGACATGATCATAAAACGTATCATATAATGTCACCGTATTAATTAAACCATTTTGAACTGTTAGTTGAACAATATCATTATGAGTgattttgtattcaaattgtattacaattaaaacaaatcagtcgttaataatgaattatgcaattgatattttaatagttcaaaaaaacaaataaactcaGCAGCGCCTTGATGTTCCTGATTAATAAAGAGATGTCCAATCTACTTCTCTTATACTCGAAGTACACGATAAGAATGACAGTAAGAGACATGGCTCATGAACAATAGGTTTGAAAGAAAGTCGtccatagaatatagataaaagAACAAATCACATAATATTGATGTGCCGCTATACCCGAAGTTCGTCCGTGTGTTCATAGCCGGTTGTCACAAGTTGTCACTGGCCATACGTTATCACCGCCGTGACAGCGTGAATAATGAGATTGATAAGAGACAGATCTGGaggcaaattatattttacgatttattttcGTCGTATATGAAAAATCGGACATAATCAgtgttgaacattttttatttaaactcttAAGCTATCTATTCAATTTACTTGCGAATTACCCTATTCCTATCCGTTCAATATTTCTGATCGAATTTTCCCAGTTTTCAATGGAACAAATCTGGCTTTtcttacgtttttttttttttacttagcaaCACATTTCTATGCCAAAGATGTGCAATGGCATGAATTgtgatatttgataataatcactcataataaaacttataattcaatattaaaataaaaaaaaagaatatgaatagtttaatcttttatttgcatgctttataatatgtagaatttatagacattcataattttaaaagttattacattttaacacCGTTcagcttatatttataataataaaatcaaaattcttcCGTCGTAGAAGGTAAAACTTGAGGAGACGGTTAACTGAAcagtttattacaattattattcctaGCTCAGAACTGGAGAGCTAATAATAGATGGTTATAGCTGTTTTAGAACTtcttaatattcatttaaaagaatagtataattgaaaatagatttaattattaatgtttgccTGGGTTTCATTATCTTGTTCTTTTTCCAACTCAAACGATGGTTTTTAATCGtccaaacaatatataaatacgtctTATTTGCCAGTAATTGTACAGAAACCGtttggttttataattattttaccaattgAACCGGTTTTAATTATCGGATTatgtaaaatagataaaatatagtcATCTATCTTTAGGTCGTCATAAAGGCAATTTAAATTGCAGATTGGACACCtccatttattataatgtttgttcATTCTGATAAACGCCCAGGCATCAAAACATTCTAAATGTTCGCACTGGCTAGATTTTGCCGGTGCGGTCATTTGCATTTTTGTTATTGGACATATCAATGAAAGCGTAAAACTTGTAATAACCAAAtccgtatcattattattttgaaacattttaattatatcatttctAGTCTCTTCTATATTTCTTCTTTCTTTTCTCACCAGCCTCTCATACAAAGTGTTGgctgttaatttattaacaatacacATTATCACAGCATATGTTTTTGTATCAGGAGTCCACTTTATGCTAATAGTATTTTCAGTGTTGGGAGTAAGTTTAATAAGTCTAGTGCAATCAATTGGGATTGCAAATTTTTGTCCTGTGCCAATTCCTGATATAGGTCTAACTTTTGTTAATAAACAACGTCTAGTATTAACATGAATATTAAGACCCTGAGGAAAATAATCTGTTACCTCATTTAAAGACGTGACCTTACTTTCCAGCTGACAAATTCTAATttgtaattgataattatttccatttccACCACGGGAAAAGTAACGACTGGCAGTAATCTGGCTGATGTtttcatttgataaaataaaatttattttttcttcatttgtatctgaaataaaatacatattataagtataattaactaatgaagaattttcataaaatatattttgttgaattacTTAGAACTGTTGGCTTGATAACTTCATAAATAACATCATGAAATGGTAACTTTTTGAACTTGAGATAGGGTGGAAATTCGTTGTATGAATTGTTGGATTGATCATTATTCTGTATATCATTCATTATCAAAGTAATATTTTGATCTGATTAATGAACCCAatgattataaactttaaaaaaaattgtaccagTATCTgaaaaaaacgaaattaaatatCACTCATTAGTAATTTATGATTATGGTTGTACTTGCTttaaatagttgtattattattataggtttataacataaaaaaattaaaaaatacaattttattttatacactgaattttatgaaacaataatattttttaattctttaaattattaagtcaaACTGAATAAGTTGGTGTGAAGCccataagtttaaaatttactaataatacagtttttttaatagtacttaatctataaagaataatatgtgTCTAACCTAACGAGATagaatattggtttttaaaagttaaataataaattattcaatctcaaaacaatttatctgtatttatatatatattgtttattgtgtCATAACAATGTAAACaaatgtatcaaataaaaaataaaaaaaggttgaaTAACTATATACTTCTAATTAAGCAGATATTTAAGagtcaattacaattttaaacttacagaatattatggtatttaactagatataactttaaaaatatgtacatagatCAAATCaatatgttcaatttttttcattctaaaATACCAACTATTAAACAAAAGTTTGAAATTTCTATTAAGGCTACAATAGGtatcaattattttggtttataGGTGGTCTATAACCTTCATGGTGATGGAAGCAGTAAAATTCAGTCTAACACAATTTACTAACTACCTTCATCACCAACACAATAGACTTTTACCGCCACAGTAGCTGTGTACGTGTATAACACACACATCTTACTTCAAACGTAAATAAGAgcaataattctttaaaacacATCAGTGCTATGCTAACTATCAGTGGTGCCCTAGTGGCTTTTTGCCGccctttaaaatattgttactttTACCGCCCTAGAACACTTGCCCTGATTCACCCATCTCCTTTGCACGGCTCTGACTTACATATTCAGTGcctttaaacatacattttgggAAATACAAACAAAGAACGAGTGATTACAATGACACAATAATGCCATAAATTCCAAGAATTataatgaaacatttaaaaagcgTTACATTTTAGTTACTTACCTCGTCGTTTCACTACTGATGAAAACTCAAAACTTTGCGTGGTTGATTGCTGCTGAACGTTGGAGTGAACGTGCACACGATCTACGGATAACGATTATCGAATAGGAAATAAATAACAGTCATCAGATATCAACCAAAaactagaaatattttaatacagagAAGACTCTCGGAAGACCAACACTTGAGTACAATGGTGAATGGAGTCGCGGCGTCACTACAAGGataaccacaaaaaaaaatgacgatGACGTGTCGAAAACAGGGGAAGAACTGATCCCATCAGATTGGCGGCCGTGACTGTGTTGGCGTGTACTGTGTACCACTAGGGTATAAACAGTTGTAGACACTGTGTGCATTGGCCAAACCGGCTAAACCTTGTACATTCAGGGTGGATGCGGGTGGGTGGTGCGGTCTTCCTAACTGTGATAGTACCCGGTATGAGTATTGATTTGGCGCACGGTTACAATGATTGTACAATCCCATAGTTCATTTCGCATATTGTGCGGTGTACTTCCTTGATCAGCGTCCTCACGTGTGGACGCAGGAACTACTACCATGTACCGTCTATTAGTATAAGGTCCACGATGTAGAGAAGAGCTGATGTAATACATCGTGATGAGGTCTATGCCTGGGAGGCATAACATACGTTATCACTTACATAAACcatatcaatattatcacagaacaacatatttttaaaaatttataaattgtttactttaCAACCATAATGAGCACAGCAAAACAATGAATCAACAATATGCACTAttgcaatttttcaatttttatgacaGGGCACTACAGAGTATATAGGTGGTCCAATGTATTGTTtccgtttttttaaatatcataacaaATAGGGATAAATGTTATCAACAACTTATTAGATTACGGCCacggttttaacttttaagagtCCAATGCTCTCGAATAGATGTGGCTACGCCCCACGGtccacaattaatattaatcgttCTAAATGCTCTTGTGAATTGTGAAAAtgaatttcttaaataattttgtacataCTTTGAGTTACTACGATCCGTAACTATAACATTTGTAATCATTTGTTTATCGTCACTTTTATCAAGAGAAAAAAATCCAGTTATTTTATTGCACTTATAGAAGCGCAtgtcattaaaatatcattcttatattttttcttttgactTTTCCACCCAAAAACTTTTTGCGGACACTCATATTCGATTTTGATATTAGCCATTAGGAaggttcaataattatatagttagaaAACGTTCTacattatcatgtattattaaacgCAGAAgtatttattgcattattaattaataattataagcaaaataccaataaaataaaccaaactGTAAATAGTtcgatattactattatataattattaagatttaaaatataaaatacagtgttGAGACTAGGGGTCCCATAATTTGTAGGGACAGGGGCCCACCTGGAAAATCCCGATTTCCCAATAGGCTATCTACCCATAAACCAGCTGGCAGCTGCCTTTACCGAGCATGACTCCATTCTACCAAAAATCAAGTTCCATGATTTACGCATAGCTCTTTccgcacaaaaataaaaaagataagatTATCGTTTCTACctaaatattgtactataaaaaaaataatttttgtgataTTGTTCtgccaattattatttagaaactaTCATAAGAGATGTACACTATAgcaaataatatgttcttacataattattaaataaatgtaaattacatattatcatctccataatgtttttcttttctaCTTTGTTCTAGTACCATTGCCATTGTACCAAACGCGGATCCAGAATAAATTTGCGGGAGGGGAGAGGGGTAACACCATGtgcatattgtattttatcggCTGCCAAAAACAGACATCCTAAAATTTATCTATGTGGCATGCCAAAGTCTACGGGGGAGGTAGTGATGTAAAATTACcgtaattatctttttttaatataaagaatattCTCTAAGATAGGCATCAAGATCAGACATCAGTAATCATTATGATGTATAACTTTCGGTggtaaaattctaaatattatataatacagtagCCAGTAGGTTCCACTATAGCAATAATTACCcgataataatttctaaaagaATATTCTCTTATCGCATCACTAGGGGGAGGTGGGTTATCGCCCCTTTCCCCCCTTGAATCCGCGTCAGcattgtatactatttattatcaaatgttataatatttaaatattaacagaaTCTATCCATATAAAAAGGCATAGttcgtaaaatatatcaataaataaatataaaatacctaacatgtttattaataactaataagtgaagatcataagatatttaaaatttaactgctTGGGAatgattatttagataataaacaatccatgataaaaaataaccaCTAAACCAAAAAcctttaactaatttattattataatatggccaATATGGATAACCTTACTGAAAGATTTAtggaaatctataaatattgtatctaCCTATACTTGACAATTTTGatcgattaaaataaatcaatagatTCGTTAGATTTTAATGCTTTGATACTATTGATAGAAACCATGCTGAAGAGGGCAATTACGTATATCATTTTTCAGTAAGGTTGTCAattgtttttagtaatatttactttaaactgaaatgattgataattttaatacatattagacAACAATTGCGTAGATATTATAATGCTTCTGTCACTAGTTTTATACATTTGTGTGATAAATGATTTCATTCAAATATATCAGGAAATTTTAGATAAAAGACTAAACAAATAGAATTTGTATCATTTTTTATGATCATGATTATAGTTTTTCTGATAGGTACATCAATTTTAGTTTTGACTTATTTCTGTGTGAAAATTAACCAAATTTACCAAATATCCtagtttaacaataaaaaatgaacttATTTCATCTAGTAAGTTCTCATTTCAACTTTACAAAAAATGCATTCAAAATTTAGATTTCTAAAGAATTAAATGTTGATAGGTaccatttttttctataatttctaaCTTATGGGcggacataatatttttatttttgttgattatgattttataaagaacacaatttgaatttaacaaaaagaaattttcaagtgttttgttaaaaatcgtatgtatttttttggaaaacatTCAATCTACAatgaaacgtaaaaaaaaattaaaaccaaatgcAGAAGAAATGTATCGAAAACTTTAATATAggcattatttataaacattgttttattagAATCatagttattacaaaatattttttaaattatttttcaatctaaCAATAAGGAATCATAGatcatagatattataaatacacaagaaaatgattataaaacattcattttataataaaaaattcctaGTTATTTTGTACTAAtgttctatataaaaataacaccaccatatttttttacaaataatatacttatttaaaataaattta is a genomic window of Rhopalosiphum padi isolate XX-2018 chromosome 4, ASM2088224v1, whole genome shotgun sequence containing:
- the LOC132929263 gene encoding E3 SUMO-protein ligase PIAS1-like, with protein sequence MNDIQNNDQSNNSYNEFPPYLKFKKLPFHDVIYEVIKPTVLNTNEEKINFILSNENISQITASRYFSRGGNGNNYQLQIRICQLESKVTSLNEVTDYFPQGLNIHVNTRRCLLTKVRPISGIGTGQKFAIPIDCTRLIKLTPNTENTISIKWTPDTKTYAVIMCIVNKLTANTLYERLVRKERRNIEETRNDIIKMFQNNNDTDLVITSFTLSLICPITKMQMTAPAKSSQCEHLECFDAWAFIRMNKHYNKWRCPICNLNCLYDDLKIDDYILSILHNPIIKTGSIGKIIIKPNGFCTITGK